One Oceanicoccus sagamiensis genomic region harbors:
- a CDS encoding type II secretion system protein, which produces MRLNNLIALSPSHSKQQGFTLIELVAVIVLLGILAVIALPKFINLSDDAHLAVVQGTAGALQIGVKNIEALSQVTGVTQAQRDVPGSFNDDVEVNSRGFPLGTSLSNGQLNNEVIATNSGNNDFGCSDIWTALLTNPPSTSRTIDGSDYQIDRHTNGQSCSFVYRKNGDVNDRTSALLGILYDSTDGTVVVCGSSVTGAPSC; this is translated from the coding sequence ATGCGACTAAACAACCTTATTGCTTTATCCCCCTCCCACTCAAAACAGCAGGGTTTTACCCTGATTGAGTTGGTTGCCGTTATTGTTTTACTCGGCATCCTTGCGGTGATCGCGCTACCTAAATTTATCAATCTATCTGACGATGCCCATCTGGCGGTAGTACAAGGCACTGCCGGCGCCTTACAGATTGGGGTTAAGAACATTGAAGCGCTCTCTCAGGTTACCGGTGTCACACAAGCACAACGGGATGTCCCCGGCAGTTTTAATGACGATGTGGAAGTCAATAGTCGTGGTTTCCCCTTGGGGACCAGCTTGTCTAACGGGCAGCTTAATAACGAAGTTATTGCCACCAATAGCGGCAATAATGATTTTGGCTGTAGCGATATTTGGACAGCGCTTTTAACTAACCCACCATCGACTTCGCGCACGATTGATGGCTCAGACTATCAAATTGATCGCCATACTAATGGCCAGTCGTGCAGCTTTGTATACCGTAAAAACGGTGATGTAAATGATCGCACCAGCGCTCTGCTGGGTATTCTCTACGATTCTACCGATGGTACTGTTGTTGTTTGCGGCAGCAGTGTTACAGGGGCGCCTAGCTGCTAG
- a CDS encoding serine hydrolase domain-containing protein — MLLLCGYFSATASAIEQPAISTLLKQLDTIRKEQATPAYSLVITDSQQTLLSTVRGVELAGQPQPVNPSHWFRVGSITKSFVALASLIAEEKQLLALDKPIIDTLGPAYYQNPWSATQPLTLEQLLEQTSGLPDMSQAEWDHNIPIPLDTALKKFADQHTLQWPAGEFYSYSNTNYGLAGLVLEKSTRQSFDDFIAEEIFKPLGIVKASLSFQAPLQQNLITGYNRDGKTPFPIGIRFIDRWVSWLLRRMKWRNFCASF; from the coding sequence TTGCTGCTACTTTGCGGTTATTTTTCAGCCACTGCGTCGGCTATTGAACAGCCCGCCATCAGTACGCTGCTTAAACAACTGGATACGATCCGTAAGGAGCAGGCTACCCCCGCCTATAGTCTGGTGATCACGGACTCACAACAAACCCTGCTTAGCACCGTGCGCGGTGTAGAGTTGGCGGGGCAGCCCCAGCCGGTTAATCCCTCCCATTGGTTTAGGGTGGGTTCAATTACCAAGTCCTTTGTTGCCCTCGCCAGCCTGATTGCCGAAGAAAAACAGCTGCTTGCTTTAGATAAGCCCATTATCGATACCCTGGGGCCAGCCTATTACCAGAACCCATGGTCTGCTACTCAACCCCTGACCTTAGAGCAATTACTGGAGCAAACCAGTGGTTTGCCGGATATGTCACAGGCAGAGTGGGATCATAATATCCCTATCCCATTGGATACGGCGTTAAAAAAATTTGCCGATCAACACACCCTGCAATGGCCCGCCGGTGAGTTTTATAGTTATAGCAATACCAATTACGGGCTTGCCGGTTTGGTGCTGGAAAAAAGCACCCGGCAAAGCTTTGACGACTTTATCGCCGAAGAAATTTTTAAACCGTTGGGTATCGTCAAAGCCAGTTTAAGTTTTCAGGCTCCGTTACAGCAAAACCTGATTACCGGTTATAACCGTGATGGTAAAACCCCATTCCCTATTGGCATACGGTTTATCGACCGCTGGGTGAGCTGGCTATTGCGCCGGATGAAATGGCGAAATTTTTGCGCGTCTTTTTAA
- a CDS encoding sulfatase-like hydrolase/transferase gives MNKPFKKLLLAAVSGLIAVQVSAKDIIHDGEYYFVEAQYKDAWQKEDKQVESKLAEIRKKNGGKRPNILYVLIDDVSFGQMGKPALNDVMGIKTPNINEFARQGMSLNRMYTEPSCTPTRAAFLTGRHPVRTGIKEVKVALVGEGLGKNEVTIAEVLSKAGYNTAHIGKWHQGDIEESYPHNQGFDYAAFPLHQQVQLALMSPESARANNLLGWYNGTQSNDMALDKKFKPNGLVTGVEAKKGGKAREIDLKAGETWTQAHYERMNERYQRQTIEQLQKLAKDDEPFFLQYWPLYPLNFVHPEQARSRNGGFMADKLEVLDDWFGEIIAEVDRLGIADNTLVVFMADNGLMYHYEGTSGMSQLIYRGGKTDHLEGGVRVDAYVRWPGAVEGGSSAADIVHVSDLFTTFANIAQAEKYIPRDRVIDGIDQTALLLNGEKRGRRDWVYIYENEVLKSIVKQEWKMHLPGPGMPAAAAGVYNILRDPREQHKQIGHSLWTGASFQDMAKRHMMAIMKNPHNKLGKGKPYVGIENLRPETQETIDTFMSWH, from the coding sequence ATGAACAAACCCTTTAAAAAGCTATTACTGGCAGCGGTATCTGGTCTTATCGCTGTGCAGGTGAGCGCCAAAGATATTATTCACGATGGTGAATACTATTTTGTTGAAGCGCAATATAAAGATGCCTGGCAGAAAGAAGACAAGCAGGTTGAGTCCAAGCTGGCTGAAATCCGCAAAAAGAATGGTGGCAAGCGCCCTAATATTCTCTATGTCTTGATTGATGATGTTAGCTTCGGCCAAATGGGTAAGCCTGCATTAAATGATGTGATGGGTATCAAAACCCCCAATATCAATGAGTTTGCCAGGCAGGGTATGTCGCTTAACCGTATGTATACCGAACCTTCCTGTACGCCAACTCGTGCGGCCTTTTTGACTGGCCGTCATCCGGTGCGCACCGGTATTAAAGAAGTAAAAGTGGCATTGGTGGGTGAGGGCTTGGGTAAAAATGAAGTGACTATCGCCGAGGTGTTGTCTAAAGCCGGTTATAACACGGCTCATATCGGTAAGTGGCATCAGGGTGATATTGAGGAATCCTATCCTCATAACCAGGGCTTTGATTATGCCGCTTTCCCGCTGCACCAGCAGGTGCAATTAGCGTTAATGAGCCCTGAATCAGCCCGGGCCAATAACTTGCTGGGCTGGTACAACGGTACTCAGTCTAACGATATGGCGCTGGATAAAAAGTTTAAACCGAATGGTTTGGTGACGGGTGTTGAAGCGAAAAAAGGCGGCAAGGCTCGCGAGATTGATTTAAAGGCTGGAGAAACCTGGACTCAGGCTCATTACGAGCGCATGAATGAGCGTTACCAGCGTCAGACCATTGAGCAGTTACAGAAACTGGCTAAAGATGATGAGCCTTTCTTCTTGCAGTACTGGCCGCTATACCCACTGAATTTTGTCCATCCTGAACAGGCCCGTTCGCGCAATGGCGGTTTTATGGCTGATAAACTGGAAGTGTTAGATGACTGGTTTGGTGAGATTATTGCCGAAGTTGATCGTCTAGGTATTGCTGACAATACGCTGGTGGTATTTATGGCGGATAACGGTTTGATGTATCACTACGAAGGCACCTCAGGTATGAGCCAGCTGATTTACCGCGGTGGTAAAACTGACCATTTAGAAGGCGGTGTGCGGGTTGATGCTTATGTGCGCTGGCCCGGTGCTGTTGAAGGCGGAAGCTCGGCGGCAGATATTGTGCATGTGTCTGACTTGTTCACTACCTTTGCCAATATTGCTCAGGCAGAGAAGTATATTCCCCGTGATCGGGTAATCGATGGTATCGACCAAACAGCGTTATTGCTGAATGGTGAGAAACGCGGTCGTCGTGATTGGGTCTATATCTATGAGAATGAAGTGTTGAAATCCATTGTGAAGCAGGAATGGAAAATGCACCTGCCTGGGCCGGGTATGCCTGCAGCAGCAGCCGGTGTTTATAATATCCTCCGAGACCCCCGTGAACAGCACAAGCAAATTGGTCACTCGCTATGGACCGGTGCCAGCTTTCAGGATATGGCCAAGCGCCATATGATGGCGATTATGAAAAACCCGCATAACAAATTAGGTAAAGGAAAGCCTTATGTAGGTATTGAGAACCTGCGACCTGAAACCCAGGAAACCATCGATACCTTTATGTCCTGGCACTAG
- a CDS encoding sulfatase-like hydrolase/transferase, with protein sequence MTLLKTFASAVGLVMAASPLAFSETKLNHDAEYYVLQAQHGEQWKKDDKAVDDKLAQFKKKNGGKAPNIVYILVDDIGYGDMGIPELNALRGYETPNVNKLANEGMRISRMYTEPSCTPTRVAMMTGRQPHRNGMGDTAVDIAGFGLAGKEVTIAEVLSEAGYNTVHIGKWHMGDIAESWPHNQGFDFAAFPVHQQGQLTIFHDDAANEEIAYGIGENNYDSRFTKDRWFRPDASAMVTALEAKKGGKPKEVYMKPGERWNEKKYEEMNYRYQDQAMEHLKKLAAKDEPFFLQYWPLYPLTGARVPYDQYTTPNGGTYVEKLKLLDKWVGDIMAEMEKLGVADNTILVLMGDNGHFTKYSPGSGFTPLVFRGGKADTTEGGVRVDAFVKWPGMIEADSIVSDIFQVSDLFTTLARLASAEDNIPTDRLIDGVDQSALLLLGETKGRRDHVMIYTGNKLAAVVKEHLKLEVPPPGKNPIGANFYDLHRDTREEWPVSTEVGAWGGAEFVRVIQRHMMRKQKFPDEGPARGIPYDGITNLRPESQAAVKAFLTKQKAPMM encoded by the coding sequence ATGACATTATTGAAAACCTTCGCTTCGGCAGTAGGCCTCGTTATGGCGGCATCGCCATTGGCCTTCTCAGAGACCAAGCTAAACCATGATGCTGAATACTATGTATTGCAGGCGCAACATGGCGAGCAATGGAAAAAAGACGACAAGGCCGTAGATGATAAGCTGGCCCAGTTTAAGAAAAAGAACGGCGGCAAGGCGCCAAATATTGTTTATATTTTGGTAGATGATATCGGCTATGGTGATATGGGTATCCCTGAGCTCAATGCCCTGCGTGGTTATGAAACCCCCAATGTGAATAAACTGGCGAATGAAGGGATGCGTATTTCCCGGATGTATACCGAGCCTTCCTGTACTCCCACCCGTGTCGCCATGATGACCGGGCGCCAGCCACACCGCAATGGTATGGGTGATACCGCCGTGGATATCGCCGGTTTTGGTTTGGCCGGTAAAGAAGTCACCATAGCGGAAGTGTTATCAGAAGCCGGCTATAACACCGTGCATATTGGTAAGTGGCATATGGGCGATATTGCCGAGTCCTGGCCCCATAACCAGGGTTTTGATTTTGCGGCGTTTCCTGTGCATCAACAGGGCCAGTTAACTATTTTTCATGACGACGCTGCCAATGAAGAAATCGCCTATGGTATCGGTGAAAACAATTACGACAGCCGCTTTACCAAAGATCGCTGGTTCCGCCCCGATGCTTCCGCCATGGTGACTGCGTTAGAAGCTAAAAAAGGCGGCAAGCCAAAAGAAGTGTATATGAAGCCCGGTGAGCGCTGGAACGAGAAAAAGTATGAAGAAATGAATTATCGCTATCAGGACCAGGCGATGGAGCATTTGAAAAAGCTGGCTGCTAAAGATGAGCCCTTTTTCTTACAGTACTGGCCTCTATACCCATTAACCGGTGCCCGTGTTCCTTATGACCAGTACACAACGCCCAATGGTGGTACCTATGTTGAAAAGCTTAAGCTACTGGATAAGTGGGTTGGCGATATTATGGCTGAAATGGAAAAGCTGGGCGTTGCTGACAATACGATTTTAGTATTGATGGGTGACAACGGCCACTTTACCAAGTACTCACCAGGTAGTGGTTTTACACCCTTGGTTTTCCGTGGCGGTAAAGCGGATACTACTGAAGGTGGTGTGCGGGTAGATGCCTTTGTTAAATGGCCGGGTATGATTGAAGCGGATTCTATCGTCTCGGATATTTTTCAGGTGAGTGATTTATTTACTACCCTGGCTCGTCTGGCCAGTGCAGAAGATAATATTCCTACCGACCGTTTGATTGATGGTGTTGACCAAAGTGCCTTGCTGCTATTAGGTGAAACCAAGGGCCGTCGTGACCATGTGATGATTTATACCGGTAATAAACTGGCTGCCGTGGTTAAGGAACACCTGAAGCTGGAAGTGCCTCCGCCGGGTAAAAATCCGATTGGTGCCAACTTCTATGATCTACACCGTGATACCCGTGAGGAATGGCCAGTATCGACAGAAGTCGGTGCATGGGGTGGTGCTGAGTTTGTGCGTGTTATTCAGCGCCATATGATGCGTAAGCAAAAATTCCCTGACGAGGGACCTGCTCGCGGTATTCCCTATGACGGTATTACCAATTTACGTCCTGAGTCGCAGGCGGCAGTTAAAGCCTTCCTGACTAAACAAAAGGCGCCAATGATGTAA
- a CDS encoding helix-turn-helix domain-containing protein — protein sequence MQNQFSFLDASFDQFEQLAEVVKDWDLEFHQLSATTTRPSLSQLATLESVINHVHVGCIFDQHGHTPAGFRTFAILETDSPAISFRNQTADPNSLMIFPQDNEIAAASPASFNVYSLSIKTGFLQHQIANLTGLAPEDLLAKEGGVFTGSPESIQALRIFIRNTIKQAKLLAGKPALLAQLLTMLDFDHQFANHIIDCLLNCKQPAAGHSSHKIQQAINQSIDIIQQENHDPIPVKDLAKRVAISQSSLEHGFKKHFGVNPKQYLKYTQLNLVRNALLSANSKTTKVTDIANLYGFWHMGQFASDYKNLFGELPKQTLKSP from the coding sequence ATGCAGAATCAGTTTTCATTTCTGGATGCCAGCTTTGATCAATTTGAACAATTGGCCGAAGTGGTTAAAGACTGGGACCTGGAGTTCCACCAGCTTTCGGCAACCACCACCCGCCCCTCTCTCAGCCAACTGGCTACCCTGGAAAGCGTGATTAACCATGTACATGTAGGCTGTATCTTTGACCAACATGGTCATACACCGGCCGGTTTTAGAACCTTTGCGATTTTGGAAACCGACTCCCCGGCTATCAGCTTTCGCAACCAAACTGCTGACCCAAATTCGTTGATGATATTCCCGCAAGATAACGAAATTGCTGCGGCGTCTCCCGCCAGCTTTAATGTTTATTCGCTATCGATAAAAACGGGGTTTTTACAGCATCAGATAGCCAATTTAACCGGGCTTGCACCGGAGGATTTACTAGCCAAAGAAGGCGGCGTTTTTACCGGCTCCCCCGAAAGCATTCAAGCCCTGAGAATATTTATTCGCAACACCATAAAACAGGCAAAATTATTGGCGGGCAAGCCCGCGCTATTGGCACAATTACTCACCATGCTGGATTTTGATCATCAGTTTGCAAACCATATTATTGATTGCCTGCTTAATTGCAAACAGCCCGCCGCTGGCCATTCATCTCATAAAATCCAGCAAGCGATTAATCAATCTATTGATATTATCCAACAGGAAAACCACGACCCGATTCCGGTTAAAGATCTGGCCAAACGGGTTGCTATTAGCCAAAGCTCATTGGAACACGGCTTTAAAAAACACTTTGGCGTTAACCCCAAGCAGTACCTTAAGTATACCCAGCTAAACCTGGTGAGAAATGCCTTATTAAGCGCCAACAGCAAAACCACCAAAGTTACCGATATAGCCAATCTATATGGCTTTTGGCATATGGGCCAGTTTGCCAGTGATTATAAAAACCTGTTTGGTGAACTACCCAAACAAACACTGAAAAGCCCCTAA
- a CDS encoding efflux RND transporter periplasmic adaptor subunit yields MKEIMLPYIFIVWLLVKLGIVQWNLRNAVIIVGIGAFLSFTLFASHRFWSPADLTDSSTIKAPHAVLSPLVGEQIKSIHVVHNQKVKQGDLIYRLESATPDNTTESLKAEIAQQETLIAQYKRDIQRILKAPDTFTQRDEERIKTEKANAKLEIERLQAELKQAAFEESQTILVAPFDGQVSIANIAVGSRLGNMHIYDTSRKFLEMRIPEQSYRYIEKGQFAEFFLATHPGEIFRGRVHSLRTGTGEAMVSPRAADQQVRQHVGRNTGSQGRTVIIEFIEPEGYNLPIGATGSAWISANKPHPLLGFMDIIGAATVRLKSYKAYLSAL; encoded by the coding sequence ATGAAAGAGATTATGCTGCCCTATATTTTTATTGTCTGGTTATTGGTGAAGCTGGGAATTGTGCAATGGAATCTTCGCAACGCCGTTATTATTGTCGGCATTGGTGCCTTCTTATCATTTACTTTATTTGCCTCCCACCGTTTCTGGTCACCAGCAGATTTAACCGACAGCTCTACCATTAAAGCGCCCCATGCAGTACTTAGCCCTCTGGTCGGTGAGCAAATAAAAAGTATTCATGTGGTTCACAATCAAAAAGTTAAACAGGGCGATCTGATTTATCGCTTGGAAAGTGCAACACCCGATAACACCACTGAAAGCCTAAAAGCCGAAATTGCTCAACAGGAAACCTTAATCGCTCAATACAAGCGAGATATTCAGCGTATATTAAAAGCGCCTGACACCTTTACTCAGCGCGATGAAGAGAGGATAAAAACGGAAAAGGCCAATGCCAAACTGGAAATAGAACGATTACAGGCCGAGTTAAAACAGGCTGCCTTTGAAGAATCTCAAACTATTTTAGTAGCCCCTTTTGATGGCCAGGTATCTATTGCCAATATCGCCGTTGGTTCACGTCTTGGCAATATGCATATTTATGATACCAGCCGAAAGTTTTTGGAGATGCGTATCCCTGAGCAGTCTTATCGCTATATTGAGAAAGGCCAATTTGCGGAATTTTTTCTTGCCACACATCCCGGTGAAATTTTCAGAGGCAGAGTGCATAGCCTGAGAACAGGGACCGGTGAAGCGATGGTATCACCCCGTGCCGCTGATCAGCAGGTGCGCCAGCATGTGGGTAGAAATACCGGTAGCCAGGGGCGTACTGTGATTATCGAGTTTATTGAACCGGAAGGTTATAACTTGCCGATAGGGGCTACGGGCTCGGCTTGGATATCCGCTAATAAACCGCATCCGCTGTTGGGGTTTATGGATATTATTGGTGCGGCTACCGTTCGGCTAAAATCTTATAAAGCCTATTTAAGTGCCCTGTAA
- a CDS encoding efflux RND transporter periplasmic adaptor subunit: MIAFIIICYSALYIVIFNKMAWLKKTTGNISAFAGVGVVLISAIVFSWYTFSPISADARVFRYIIPIVPNVKGQLVEVPVQSMQAMQEGDLLYRIDPTPFEFNVRQLQSQLEQQGAQLRLAQINVDRAENLVARKAASQLDLDIWIAERDAAAAAIEATQAQLDNAQWQLAETEVRAPSNGYAANVQVREGSFVTTVPAGSSLAFISNESTELIASFSQSAIRRIEPGNEVEVVFSSIPGQVFGGKISRLGKAGGQAQASASSQLPTLTGTPITDRWAVWVSLDDSAFASQLPQGAGATMAVYTDAGKPVHVISKVALRMSAWLAYLTSP, encoded by the coding sequence ATGATTGCCTTTATTATTATCTGCTATTCAGCCTTATATATTGTTATTTTTAATAAAATGGCATGGCTTAAAAAAACTACCGGCAATATTTCTGCCTTTGCTGGTGTTGGTGTGGTGTTAATTTCTGCGATTGTTTTTAGTTGGTATACCTTTTCGCCGATTAGCGCTGATGCCCGAGTCTTTCGTTATATTATTCCCATTGTACCTAACGTTAAAGGTCAGCTAGTTGAAGTGCCGGTGCAGTCGATGCAGGCTATGCAAGAGGGAGACCTGTTATACCGTATAGACCCAACCCCCTTTGAGTTTAATGTTCGCCAATTGCAGTCACAGTTGGAGCAGCAGGGTGCGCAGCTGCGTTTGGCGCAAATCAATGTTGATCGTGCAGAAAACCTGGTGGCTAGAAAGGCGGCCTCACAACTTGATTTGGATATCTGGATTGCTGAACGCGATGCTGCTGCGGCTGCTATTGAGGCCACTCAGGCACAGTTAGATAATGCGCAATGGCAGTTGGCAGAAACCGAGGTTAGGGCGCCTTCCAATGGCTATGCGGCCAATGTACAAGTGCGTGAAGGTTCTTTTGTTACCACTGTTCCGGCCGGTTCATCGCTGGCTTTTATCTCTAATGAAAGCACCGAACTTATAGCCAGCTTTAGTCAGAGTGCTATTAGGCGAATTGAGCCGGGCAATGAAGTTGAAGTGGTTTTTAGCTCAATCCCCGGTCAGGTGTTTGGTGGCAAAATCAGCCGGTTAGGCAAGGCTGGTGGTCAGGCTCAGGCTTCGGCCAGTAGCCAGTTACCGACATTGACAGGTACACCAATCACCGATCGCTGGGCTGTTTGGGTGAGTCTGGATGACAGTGCGTTTGCCAGCCAATTACCCCAGGGTGCCGGAGCAACAATGGCGGTGTATACCGATGCGGGTAAGCCAGTACATGTGATTAGTAAGGTGGCTTTAAGAATGAGTGCCTGGTTGGCTTATTTAACATCGCCTTAG
- a CDS encoding DUF3179 domain-containing (seleno)protein, whose amino-acid sequence MKKTLFNLYAAVLAVVAIYFAVLMTEIGQMINVPRDWLLNYYDNVALYISLQILALLGLWVLSIQWQQWNRKLMTLASLGVFTTFFIEIYMMQSVFPTQQKDAQFFSVAEADAVISDDTVVYAVEIKGDAVRIFPREHLQIPHIAGWQVDGKEIVMTFCGLSNLPMVVEGDYGLGESDLNVLSQTHNNLLFKDNNHGTALQQITMQSEFTDHAPDIIPNTMMLWGQAKARYPEAQVFLYPFDRLVDELALKAFEQPLKDQFDPEKGFIFPTLSLADNRMNHKAMIYGYDNGTEAVAIHPDFAKANNGYQFELGPDSLMISADDDGVVRLLNAQTGEQLATHNGIFFGIWSHWFPHTQVIM is encoded by the coding sequence ATGAAAAAAACACTGTTTAATCTGTATGCCGCCGTACTGGCTGTTGTAGCGATCTACTTTGCTGTGCTAATGACCGAAATAGGGCAGATGATTAATGTGCCCCGTGATTGGTTATTAAATTACTACGATAATGTGGCGCTTTATATCAGCTTGCAAATATTGGCTTTGCTGGGGCTGTGGGTGCTCAGTATTCAATGGCAGCAGTGGAACAGGAAGTTAATGACACTGGCATCGCTGGGTGTTTTTACCACCTTCTTTATCGAAATCTATATGATGCAGTCGGTATTCCCAACCCAGCAAAAAGACGCGCAGTTTTTTTCCGTAGCTGAAGCCGATGCGGTGATTAGCGATGATACCGTAGTCTATGCCGTAGAAATTAAAGGCGATGCAGTGCGTATATTTCCACGGGAACATTTACAAATTCCCCATATCGCCGGTTGGCAGGTGGACGGCAAAGAGATTGTAATGACCTTTTGCGGTTTATCGAATTTGCCGATGGTAGTGGAGGGGGATTATGGTTTGGGTGAGTCTGACTTAAATGTATTATCTCAAACCCATAATAATTTACTGTTTAAAGATAACAACCACGGTACCGCCTTGCAGCAAATTACCATGCAGTCGGAATTTACCGATCATGCTCCCGATATTATCCCTAACACGATGATGCTATGGGGGCAGGCTAAAGCTCGTTACCCTGAAGCACAGGTATTTCTCTACCCCTTTGATCGGCTGGTAGATGAGCTGGCTTTAAAAGCGTTTGAACAGCCATTAAAAGATCAGTTTGATCCAGAGAAGGGGTTTATCTTCCCCACCTTAAGCCTGGCAGATAATCGCATGAACCATAAGGCAATGATCTACGGTTATGATAATGGTACAGAAGCTGTGGCCATCCACCCGGATTTTGCCAAAGCCAATAATGGCTATCAGTTTGAGCTGGGGCCAGACAGCTTAATGATAAGTGCCGATGACGACGGCGTGGTGCGTTTACTCAATGCGCAAACCGGTGAGCAGCTTGCCACCCATAACGGGATATTTTTTGGCATTTGGTCTCACTGGTTTCCGCATACGCAGGTGATTATGTAA
- a CDS encoding magnesium transporter — protein MSNEQDSQATPSLVMSRSKKILLGLTAIALVYGLSLFGEIHGKDIPESYFSSGYPSILGLLNSEIFMGLIFLVTIAVFVYVAYLLWELHEVAVHRAEETSNPHLQLIFALSLCGLFIDKTWWVLAVILSFTSWEIIGTSLSNIIQRGVKGDQP, from the coding sequence ATGAGTAACGAACAGGATTCGCAAGCAACACCCTCGCTGGTAATGAGTCGATCGAAAAAAATACTGCTTGGTTTAACGGCTATTGCCCTGGTCTATGGCCTATCTCTATTTGGTGAAATCCACGGCAAGGATATACCTGAAAGCTATTTCTCCAGTGGTTACCCTTCAATTCTTGGCTTATTAAACTCTGAGATATTTATGGGTTTAATCTTTTTGGTCACCATCGCTGTTTTCGTCTATGTGGCATATCTGCTGTGGGAACTCCATGAAGTCGCCGTCCATCGCGCAGAAGAGACCTCCAACCCGCATTTGCAATTAATCTTTGCGCTGTCTTTATGCGGCCTGTTTATTGATAAAACCTGGTGGGTACTGGCCGTGATTCTCTCATTTACCAGCTGGGAGATTATTGGCACCAGCCTGAGCAATATAATCCAGCGAGGCGTTAAGGGAGACCAGCCATGA
- a CDS encoding DUF3302 domain-containing protein produces the protein MLDIFAMIVLLILVAAGIALVVVIGNIPGNIARERGHPQVDAIATLAWIGLLTLGIGWFVALVWAKTKPLAQAEVQQ, from the coding sequence ATGCTGGATATTTTTGCAATGATTGTCTTACTGATACTCGTGGCCGCTGGCATTGCGCTGGTCGTAGTCATCGGTAATATTCCAGGCAATATCGCCCGAGAGCGCGGTCATCCGCAGGTTGATGCCATAGCAACCCTGGCCTGGATTGGCTTACTGACTCTGGGCATAGGCTGGTTTGTAGCGCTGGTCTGGGCCAAGACCAAGCCCTTGGCACAAGCGGAGGTACAGCAATGA
- a CDS encoding serine hydrolase has product MAKFLRVFLNQGAPVLSAKQLARMETPRTSFAAQAGLDYGYGLGLYDWFVSGHRFYGHGGDGDGYLAHFAYSKEAGLGYFLVINAFQPQSLSAMRSVVEKALIQGLAEPVKAPAVPLKNPQQYIGSYRPVTWRFGGKPADRELTISLNQQQLMAQFSGERAYPLIAVGPGLFRWPVQSSATMALVMTRKGMIFSGDEGNFLRINDQH; this is encoded by the coding sequence ATGGCGAAATTTTTGCGCGTCTTTTTAAATCAGGGGGCGCCGGTTTTATCGGCTAAGCAATTAGCCCGAATGGAAACGCCGCGTACCTCCTTTGCCGCTCAGGCTGGCCTGGACTATGGCTATGGTCTCGGCTTATATGACTGGTTTGTCAGCGGTCATCGATTCTATGGTCACGGGGGTGATGGCGATGGCTATCTGGCTCACTTCGCTTATTCCAAAGAGGCGGGGTTGGGTTATTTTCTGGTGATTAATGCCTTTCAGCCGCAGTCCCTAAGTGCCATGCGCAGCGTGGTTGAGAAGGCGCTTATTCAGGGCTTGGCCGAGCCGGTTAAAGCACCTGCTGTGCCCTTAAAAAATCCTCAGCAGTATATTGGCAGCTATCGACCTGTGACCTGGCGTTTTGGCGGCAAGCCTGCCGACCGAGAGTTAACCATCAGCCTTAATCAGCAGCAGCTAATGGCGCAGTTCTCAGGGGAGAGGGCCTACCCATTAATCGCTGTGGGGCCGGGCTTATTTCGCTGGCCGGTGCAGAGTTCCGCTACTATGGCATTGGTGATGACCCGCAAAGGTATGATATTTAGTGGTGATGAAGGTAATTTTCTGCGAATCAACGATCAGCACTGA